A genomic segment from Legionella quinlivanii encodes:
- a CDS encoding TIGR00153 family protein: MTRIFNMFGPSPIRPIEQHMRKVTQCAKQLLPFFEAVLRLDWPSASDIQEKISILEKEADMIKRDLRLHLPTGLFLPVSRTDLLELLSAQDRIANKAQDIAGLIVSRQMIIPSALSTVFMPFLNSSLDAAKQACKAINELDELLESGFRGSEVKIVEEMIMTLDEIEHDSDDKLADIRHRIFDLEKDLPPIEVVFLYKLVQWIGDLADHAQIVGGKLQILIAR; encoded by the coding sequence ATGACACGCATTTTTAATATGTTCGGACCTTCACCTATCCGTCCTATTGAGCAACACATGCGCAAGGTAACTCAATGCGCAAAACAGCTTCTGCCTTTTTTTGAAGCAGTGCTAAGACTTGACTGGCCAAGCGCCAGCGATATCCAGGAAAAAATATCAATTCTTGAAAAAGAAGCCGATATGATCAAGCGCGATTTACGGCTCCATCTTCCAACTGGCCTTTTTTTACCAGTCTCACGGACCGACCTGCTTGAGCTATTAAGTGCTCAGGATAGAATTGCCAATAAGGCGCAAGATATCGCAGGATTAATTGTCAGCCGTCAGATGATTATTCCGTCAGCACTGTCCACCGTGTTCATGCCCTTTTTAAATAGTTCTCTTGATGCAGCCAAACAGGCCTGCAAAGCAATCAATGAACTGGACGAACTGCTCGAAAGCGGTTTTCGCGGAAGCGAAGTCAAAATCGTTGAAGAAATGATCATGACTCTCGATGAAATCGAACACGACAGTGATGACAAATTGGCGGATATCCGACACCGCATTTTTGACCTGGAAAAGGATTTACCACCAATTGAAGTGGTTTTCCTTTATAAGCTGGTCCAATGGATTGGTGATTTAGCTGATCATGCCCAGATTGTGGGCGGCAAATTACAAATTCTAATCGCCAGGTAG
- a CDS encoding inorganic phosphate transporter, with product MDYSVFFFFAAIALCFLMTWGVGANDLANVMSTTMGSKAVTVRQAMIIAIVFEFAGAFLGGSGVTETMRDGIIVSSELSEQPLILIEGMLSVLLACTVWMNLASYFGLPVSITNAIVGSMVGFGSVVLGADAIHWSQVYRIAAGWVTSPMIAGITAYFLFISIQQTIFIKSDPLEKAKLYIPIYLFLIGSVLSFITVFKGLNHFDIHLNFKQDLAVTLATSIVITLIGIIIIRRIPEVPKIRRRERFLQVEKYFAVLMALTACAMVFAHGANDVSLAVGPLTIIHSLITQANTPIAVTQYPAWIIFLGCFGVIIGFLMYGRKVIETVGSSITALTPSRAFAATLAAATTVVVATSTGIPVSATQTLVGAVLGVGLARGIGALNLIVIRNIFMSWILTLPAASLLTVLAYKTLHFFLG from the coding sequence ATGGATTATTCTGTATTCTTTTTCTTTGCGGCTATTGCTTTATGTTTTCTGATGACCTGGGGGGTCGGCGCGAACGACCTGGCTAATGTCATGAGTACTACAATGGGCTCCAAAGCGGTCACTGTCCGGCAAGCAATGATTATTGCAATTGTTTTTGAGTTTGCCGGTGCTTTTCTGGGTGGGAGCGGTGTTACTGAAACCATGCGCGATGGGATTATCGTCAGCAGTGAATTATCCGAGCAGCCTTTAATCCTTATTGAAGGTATGCTAAGCGTACTGCTTGCCTGTACTGTGTGGATGAATCTCGCCAGTTATTTTGGTCTTCCCGTCTCTATTACCAATGCGATTGTGGGTTCAATGGTGGGCTTTGGCAGTGTGGTTTTGGGAGCTGATGCCATTCATTGGTCACAAGTGTATCGTATTGCCGCTGGCTGGGTCACTTCGCCAATGATTGCAGGCATTACCGCATACTTCCTGTTCATCAGTATTCAACAGACAATCTTTATCAAAAGCGATCCGCTTGAAAAGGCCAAATTATATATTCCGATTTATCTTTTTTTGATTGGTTCAGTTCTATCGTTCATTACTGTCTTTAAGGGCTTAAATCATTTTGATATCCACCTCAATTTCAAGCAGGATCTGGCAGTCACCCTGGCAACCAGCATTGTTATTACGCTTATCGGAATAATTATTATTCGCAGAATTCCCGAGGTTCCTAAAATCAGACGCCGGGAGCGTTTTCTGCAAGTCGAAAAATATTTCGCAGTGCTAATGGCCTTAACCGCCTGCGCTATGGTATTCGCACATGGAGCCAATGACGTTTCCCTGGCGGTGGGTCCATTAACAATAATTCATAGTCTGATAACCCAGGCCAATACGCCAATTGCGGTTACTCAATATCCTGCCTGGATTATTTTTCTGGGATGTTTCGGAGTTATTATCGGCTTTTTGATGTATGGACGCAAAGTAATTGAGACCGTAGGCAGTTCAATTACAGCATTAACACCCAGCAGGGCTTTCGCGGCCACGCTGGCTGCCGCCACTACAGTTGTCGTAGCAACCAGTACAGGCATTCCGGTTTCAGCGACTCAAACCCTGGTAGGAGCCGTTCTGGGGGTGGGTCTGGCCCGCGGCATTGGCGCATTGAATCTGATAGTAATTCGCAACATATTCATGTCCTGGATTCTAACCTTACCAGCCGCTTCGTTATTAACAGTTCTGGCTTATAAGACATTGCATTTCTTTTTGGGATAG
- a CDS encoding CBU_0585 family protein, which yields MSKKDIDKAFVSPIDKFLFQFDAEHEKSASQKKEIKKHKRIFYFRDHANRDNNKEEIWEDF from the coding sequence ATGAGCAAAAAAGATATTGATAAGGCTTTTGTCAGTCCTATTGATAAATTCCTGTTTCAATTTGATGCGGAGCATGAGAAATCGGCTTCTCAAAAAAAAGAGATTAAAAAGCATAAACGAATTTTTTATTTTCGTGATCATGCAAATAGAGATAATAACAAAGAAGAGATCTGGGAAGATTTTTAA
- a CDS encoding adenosine deaminase, whose translation MTAIKQAELHVHLEGTISPQLALKLAKRNRIDLPPALFAADGQSYQYKDFLDFLKAYDSVAAVIKKPMDYYDITFDYLKERADAGGIYVEFMYSPDHAEMSSGIPSCEHLAAIQQAIDDAEAGHQIIGRIIVTAVRHFGEDSAIKVAKQAIREKVPCITGFGLGGDEINFPPKLFTKAYQIAAEGGLECTVHAGEFASAEGMMEAMDYLPVKRIGHGVRAIESPETMARLKDKGIALEVCPGSNVALGLFQNLESHPLPQLLAAGIRISLNSDDPPFFRTNLANEYIQAQKIYGFSDQQMLNFTRMAIEDAFVDEQTRKELLQRLQ comes from the coding sequence ATGACGGCAATTAAACAAGCTGAGTTACACGTTCATTTAGAAGGCACTATTTCCCCACAATTAGCTTTAAAGCTTGCCAAGCGCAATCGCATTGACCTGCCGCCTGCTTTATTCGCAGCGGATGGACAGTCTTATCAATACAAAGATTTTCTGGATTTTCTGAAAGCCTATGATTCAGTCGCGGCAGTGATTAAAAAGCCAATGGACTACTATGACATCACTTTTGATTATCTAAAAGAACGAGCTGACGCGGGAGGTATTTATGTAGAGTTCATGTATTCTCCGGATCATGCGGAAATGTCCAGCGGTATCCCTTCCTGCGAGCATTTGGCAGCCATACAGCAGGCTATTGATGATGCTGAAGCCGGGCATCAGATTATCGGGAGAATTATTGTTACCGCAGTCAGGCATTTTGGCGAAGACTCTGCCATAAAAGTGGCAAAACAAGCCATTAGGGAGAAAGTTCCCTGTATCACTGGGTTTGGTCTGGGCGGCGATGAGATTAATTTTCCACCCAAACTATTTACGAAGGCTTATCAGATTGCTGCTGAGGGCGGTTTGGAATGCACGGTTCATGCCGGTGAATTTGCTTCTGCAGAAGGTATGATGGAGGCGATGGACTACCTGCCTGTTAAACGCATAGGACATGGTGTGCGAGCTATCGAATCCCCTGAAACCATGGCTCGGCTTAAAGACAAGGGAATAGCACTCGAAGTGTGTCCGGGCAGCAATGTCGCTCTGGGCCTCTTTCAAAACCTTGAAAGCCATCCCCTTCCTCAATTATTGGCGGCCGGCATCAGAATCAGCTTAAACTCAGATGATCCGCCTTTTTTCCGTACCAATTTGGCTAATGAATATATACAGGCCCAGAAAATTTACGGTTTTTCCGATCAGCAAATGCTAAATTTCACCCGCATGGCGATTGAGGATGCCTTTGTCGATGAGCAAACCCGCAAGGAATTGCTGCAGCGGTTGCAATAA
- a CDS encoding PAS domain-containing sensor histidine kinase: MQSLAMMQAVLENIPQLVFWKSADGFYLGANRHFLEFVGVQSPESLVGKTDAELAMAHPVIRYFAEADDQVLMHRIPHSAITRTIQHHNQALTLLMDKSPLLSQTGQLMGLLGVVTVKDHHSANDIYLKGIIDSLPHLIYWKDIRSVYLGCNRRFANLLNSTPRDIIGKTDFELNWRREDAELFVSGDLDAMSGNAKINVEETIAKADGRLVTMLASKVPMYDEQGVCIGVLGLSVDITERKQLEVNLQKLLETSQAANLVKTEFIADMSHDIRTPITGIIGMSKMLEDNSTTAENKQYAQWLSQSGEQLLTLLNAVLKTISTDSPHEEMDSDWFNLTDCLNSLVKLELPAIQTKQLSLVLVIGQNVPIQLFGDQQKLHRVLLNLIDNAIKFTHNGSILLKVERISEGFLQFQVIDTGAGIPNETQQRIVERFNSPLPSLNNEEQEKIGFHIVQKYLQLIKGKFQLNSIEGEGTTVSLTIPLKKISPQTECLPAMQVRNALLTDLEQPGKPAPVVPLKLESQGSRVLLIEDNLIARKMAETMLDKLGCEYISADNAEAGFELIRSHPIDIVITDLELPGMDGFQFAALIRQWEKEHHQEERLIFALTAHSANEVDEPRANMVNQVLTKPLSMSTLEQILPHIRLHTPLANTNESAINALNHFPIFDKEQALSQLGSEKEMLDLLKMLITKELPEDRQALQNAFIGHEWQKLERIAHKLKSGAAYCGTQRLFSACESLEKALKDGYTPSSEQLYEQLQQIIVQTEQVLTPYVNKL, translated from the coding sequence ATGCAATCTTTAGCAATGATGCAAGCGGTATTGGAAAATATACCGCAACTGGTATTCTGGAAATCGGCAGATGGATTCTACCTGGGTGCCAACAGGCATTTTCTGGAGTTTGTCGGTGTGCAATCCCCGGAATCTTTGGTTGGTAAAACAGATGCTGAGCTCGCAATGGCTCATCCAGTCATTCGCTATTTTGCCGAAGCGGATGATCAGGTATTAATGCACAGGATTCCGCATTCGGCAATTACCCGAACTATTCAGCATCATAACCAAGCACTGACCCTGCTAATGGATAAATCCCCCTTGTTATCCCAAACGGGGCAGTTAATGGGATTGCTTGGCGTGGTTACGGTCAAAGATCATCATTCAGCAAATGATATTTATTTAAAGGGTATCATCGACAGCCTTCCTCATCTTATCTATTGGAAAGATATTCGCTCGGTATATTTAGGTTGTAACCGCCGTTTTGCAAATTTACTCAATTCAACCCCGCGCGACATTATCGGTAAAACTGATTTTGAATTAAACTGGCGAAGAGAGGACGCCGAACTCTTTGTTTCAGGCGATCTGGACGCTATGTCGGGCAATGCTAAAATTAATGTTGAAGAAACCATTGCTAAAGCTGATGGGCGGTTGGTCACCATGCTCGCCAGTAAAGTCCCTATGTATGATGAGCAAGGTGTTTGCATTGGCGTATTGGGCTTATCGGTGGACATTACTGAGCGCAAACAGCTGGAGGTTAATCTGCAAAAACTGCTTGAAACATCCCAGGCGGCTAATCTGGTCAAAACCGAATTTATTGCTGATATGAGCCATGATATCCGAACCCCAATTACCGGAATCATTGGCATGTCAAAAATGCTTGAGGACAATTCGACTACAGCGGAAAATAAACAATATGCGCAATGGCTTAGTCAAAGCGGAGAGCAATTATTAACCTTGTTAAATGCTGTTCTCAAGACTATCTCTACTGATAGTCCACATGAAGAGATGGACAGCGACTGGTTTAATCTGACCGACTGCCTAAACAGTCTGGTCAAACTGGAACTGCCTGCCATTCAGACGAAACAGTTATCGCTGGTGCTGGTGATTGGACAAAATGTTCCAATTCAGCTTTTTGGTGATCAGCAAAAACTACACCGTGTTTTATTAAATCTAATTGATAATGCAATCAAATTTACCCATAACGGTTCGATTTTATTGAAAGTGGAGCGCATTTCAGAAGGATTCTTACAATTTCAGGTGATTGATACCGGTGCAGGGATCCCCAATGAGACGCAGCAAAGAATAGTTGAACGCTTCAATTCCCCTCTCCCTTCTTTAAACAATGAGGAACAAGAAAAAATAGGGTTTCATATCGTTCAAAAGTATCTTCAGTTAATTAAAGGCAAGTTTCAACTAAACAGCATTGAAGGCGAGGGAACGACAGTGAGCTTAACCATTCCTCTTAAAAAAATCAGCCCACAAACCGAATGTCTCCCAGCAATGCAAGTTAGAAATGCCTTGTTAACTGATTTGGAGCAACCAGGCAAACCAGCGCCTGTAGTTCCTTTAAAACTGGAATCTCAAGGATCGAGAGTTCTTTTAATAGAGGATAATCTGATTGCACGAAAAATGGCAGAAACCATGCTGGATAAACTAGGCTGTGAATATATTTCAGCTGACAATGCTGAGGCCGGTTTTGAATTGATACGCAGCCACCCTATCGATATTGTCATTACAGATCTTGAATTGCCGGGTATGGATGGATTTCAGTTTGCGGCTCTAATCAGACAATGGGAAAAAGAACACCACCAGGAAGAGCGGCTTATCTTCGCTTTGACTGCTCATTCCGCTAACGAGGTGGATGAGCCTCGGGCAAATATGGTCAATCAGGTTCTCACCAAGCCCTTATCTATGAGCACCCTTGAGCAAATATTACCTCATATCAGGTTGCATACGCCCTTGGCGAATACAAACGAATCGGCAATCAATGCATTGAATCATTTTCCGATTTTTGACAAGGAACAAGCCCTTTCACAATTGGGCAGCGAAAAAGAGATGCTTGATCTATTAAAAATGCTGATCACAAAAGAGCTCCCTGAAGACCGTCAGGCTTTACAGAATGCATTTATAGGTCATGAATGGCAAAAGCTTGAACGAATCGCTCATAAGTTAAAAAGCGGGGCAGCCTATTGTGGCACACAACGTCTTTTTTCTGCCTGTGAATCTTTAGAAAAGGCATTAAAGGATGGCTACACCCCTTCCTCAGAGCAATTGTATGAGCAACTACAACAGATCATCGTGCAAACCGAACAGGTACTGACACCTTATGTGAATAAATTATAA
- the rpoH gene encoding RNA polymerase sigma factor RpoH, which yields MNRQLQLASINLPIGSLDAYIHRVNLIPMLSAEEEHDYAERFQNENDLESARQLVLAHLRYVVRVARGYLGYGLPLNDLIQEGNIGLMKAVKRFDPKMGVRLVSFAVHWIKAEIHEFVLRNWRIVKVATTKAQRKLFFNLRQMKNRLGWMSHQEVDDVAKDLGVSREEVLLMEQRLNAMDSSYDALATDDDDDAYKAPAHFLHDEHNDPAYLVEQERSGELGRDNLSVAFERLDDRSQDILQQRWLADDKTTLQDLAEKYSVSAERVRQLEKNAMKKLRQYMEEMS from the coding sequence ATGAATCGGCAGTTACAACTAGCATCAATCAATTTACCGATTGGAAGTCTCGATGCCTACATCCATCGAGTCAATCTTATTCCAATGCTATCTGCTGAAGAAGAACATGATTATGCAGAGCGTTTTCAAAATGAAAACGATCTCGAAAGCGCACGCCAGCTTGTGCTGGCCCATCTACGTTATGTAGTGCGGGTTGCCCGCGGCTACTTGGGCTACGGCTTGCCCTTAAATGATTTAATCCAGGAAGGTAATATTGGCCTGATGAAAGCGGTAAAACGCTTTGACCCTAAAATGGGAGTTCGTCTGGTTTCATTTGCAGTCCATTGGATTAAAGCAGAAATTCATGAGTTTGTATTACGCAACTGGCGTATTGTGAAAGTCGCTACAACCAAAGCGCAACGTAAATTGTTTTTCAATTTGCGGCAGATGAAAAACCGTTTGGGATGGATGAGTCATCAGGAAGTGGATGACGTGGCCAAAGATCTGGGGGTTTCGCGCGAGGAAGTGTTGCTAATGGAGCAGCGGCTCAACGCGATGGATTCTTCCTATGATGCCTTGGCGACTGATGACGATGATGACGCCTATAAAGCTCCGGCTCATTTCTTGCACGATGAGCATAATGATCCAGCCTATTTGGTTGAGCAAGAAAGAAGCGGCGAACTCGGCCGGGATAATCTGTCGGTTGCTTTTGAACGACTCGATGACAGAAGTCAGGATATTCTTCAGCAACGCTGGCTTGCGGATGATAAAACAACCCTGCAGGATTTAGCTGAAAAATACAGTGTTTCTGCGGAGAGGGTCCGTCAGCTTGAAAAAAACGCTATGAAAAAACTTCGTCAGTACATGGAAGAGATGAGCTAA
- the ftsX gene encoding permease-like cell division protein FtsX, protein MLNNLKQAGAYHLQAATNSFNHLCRKPLATMMTVIVIAIALTLPTLFWVFSENLNQLTIDWQQGGHISLYLKSNVSSAEEAALLQEVRAVGGVGQASLKTANEGMQELQQQEGMHDIMKYLPENPLPAVIDVIPAVSVNNPLQVRQLFERLQSMPQVEQAKLDMEWITRLHAILGFAGKIAHALMALLASAVVLIVGNTLRLAIHNRHEEIQVLKLIGATESFILRPFLYSGIWYGLLGAIFAVLFVNIFMLSIAVAVQELASVYHMNYPLQGLSVKQAYSIVLAAILLGWLGAHLSVRRQLASIGPYH, encoded by the coding sequence ATGCTGAATAATTTAAAGCAGGCAGGAGCCTATCACCTGCAGGCAGCTACCAATAGTTTTAATCACCTTTGCCGCAAACCTTTAGCGACAATGATGACTGTGATTGTGATTGCAATTGCCTTGACTTTACCCACCTTATTCTGGGTTTTTTCAGAAAATTTGAATCAGTTAACGATTGACTGGCAGCAGGGCGGTCATATTTCTCTTTATTTAAAGTCCAATGTATCCTCAGCTGAGGAAGCCGCCTTGCTGCAGGAAGTACGCGCAGTGGGAGGGGTCGGCCAGGCTTCTTTGAAAACCGCTAATGAGGGTATGCAGGAATTGCAGCAGCAAGAAGGTATGCATGATATTATGAAATATCTGCCGGAAAATCCGTTGCCGGCGGTGATTGACGTGATTCCTGCGGTTTCAGTTAATAATCCCCTGCAGGTCAGACAACTGTTTGAACGTCTGCAATCCATGCCCCAGGTCGAACAGGCCAAACTGGATATGGAGTGGATAACGCGCTTGCATGCCATATTAGGTTTTGCCGGAAAGATTGCTCATGCCCTGATGGCTTTGCTGGCTTCTGCTGTGGTGTTAATCGTCGGTAATACTTTGCGCCTGGCAATTCATAATCGTCATGAGGAAATCCAGGTATTAAAATTAATTGGCGCTACCGAATCGTTTATTCTTCGTCCTTTTCTATATTCTGGCATTTGGTATGGATTGCTGGGGGCAATTTTTGCAGTTCTTTTTGTTAATATTTTTATGCTGAGTATTGCCGTTGCTGTTCAGGAACTGGCCTCTGTTTATCATATGAATTACCCGTTGCAGGGCTTATCAGTGAAACAAGCTTATTCAATTGTTCTTGCTGCAATTTTATTGGGATGGCTGGGAGCGCATTTATCAGTCAGACGGCAGTTGGCTTCTATAGGGCCTTATCATTAA
- the ftsE gene encoding cell division ATP-binding protein FtsE: MIKFEQVSKRYPGGFEALSQIDFSLERGEMAFLTGHSGAGKSTLLKLISKLEDPSSGQVIVNNVRLNQLRNNDIARYRSSLGITFQSPHLLSDRSIFDNVALPLQIQAIPPVQIAKRVHAALDMVGLLSKEKMLPVHLSGGEQQRVGIARAVVHKPDLLLADEPTGNLDPGLSAEIMKLFALFNQVGVSVLIATHDLALIAGMKHRIIMLKGGRIC; this comes from the coding sequence AAGCCAAATCGATTTTTCCCTCGAAAGAGGAGAAATGGCTTTTCTTACCGGCCATTCAGGGGCTGGCAAAAGTACTTTGCTAAAATTAATTTCCAAGCTGGAAGATCCCTCTTCCGGTCAAGTGATTGTGAATAACGTACGTTTAAATCAATTGCGCAATAATGATATTGCCAGATATCGCAGCAGTTTGGGAATCACCTTCCAGTCCCCGCATCTTTTGAGCGATCGAAGCATCTTTGACAATGTCGCTTTGCCTCTGCAGATTCAGGCCATTCCTCCCGTTCAGATAGCCAAGCGTGTGCATGCGGCTCTGGACATGGTGGGTTTACTCAGCAAGGAAAAAATGCTGCCTGTTCATTTATCGGGAGGAGAGCAGCAGCGAGTGGGGATAGCCAGGGCAGTAGTGCATAAACCGGATTTATTACTTGCTGATGAACCCACAGGAAATCTTGATCCCGGTTTGTCTGCAGAAATCATGAAATTGTTCGCACTGTTTAATCAGGTAGGGGTAAGCGTTCTGATTGCCACACATGATTTGGCTTTGATTGCCGGAATGAAGCATCGGATTATCATGCTTAAAGGAGGCCGGATATGCTGA